GTGCGCCGCCTGGGCAACGCGGTCGTCCCACCCGCCGAGCTGGCGCCGGGCATCGCGCTAGCCCTGGCGGAGGAGCACGCCGATGCCTGAGCCGATCACGCGCGCGGCGCTCCAGACGCTGCGCCAGCAGTGGCGCAGCGAGGGACGCACGGTGGTGCTGACCAACGGCGTCTTCGATCTGCTGCACCTTGGCCATCTGCAGTACCTGCAGGCCGCCCGCGCGCTGGGCGATCTGCTGATCGTCGGCCTCAACAGCGACGCCTCGACGCGCCACATCAAAGGCCCGCAGCGACCACTGGTGCCGCAGGCGGAGCGCGCCGCGCTGTTGCTGGGCCTGCGCCCGGTGGATTATGTCACCATCTTCGATGAGCCGACGGCTGAAGCGTTGGTCGCCGCGCTGCAACCCGACGTGTACGTCAAGGGCGGCGACTATGCCGTGGCGCACGCGCCTGCCGGCGCCGGCAAACCGTTGCCGGAAGCGCGCATCGTGGCGGCCTACGGCGGACGCGTCGTGCTGATCCCGTATCTGCCCGGCCACTCCACCAGTGAATTGATCGAGCGCATTGTGCAACGCTATGGACACTAAATGCCTCGTGTGTGTCTGGGCCCATCCCGACGACGAAGCCTTCGGACCGGTCGGCACGCTGCGCATGGCCGTCGAGCAGGGTTGGCAGGTAGCCTTGGTGAGCGCTACCCACGGCGAGCAGGGCCAGGCCGATCCCGCACTGCTGGGACCAAACGAAACGCTGGGCGAACGGCGCGCCGCCGAACTGCGCTGCGCGGCGCGCGTCATCGGCATCCAGCATCTGCAGATCTGGCACTACCCCGATGGTGGGTTGAGCGCCGTGCCTCGCGCTGAACTGGTCGCACGCATTGCGGCCGAACTGCACCGCTGGCAGCCGCGGGTCGTGATCACCTTTGGACCGGACGGCATCACCGGCCATCCCGACCATATCGCCATCGGCGCTGCGACGACCGAGGCGGTCCGGGCCTGGCGCGCGGCAACCGCTACCGACGCGCGGCTCTACTACATCACCGTGCGACCGGGCCGCACCATCCCGCGGCTGGACCAAACCGCGCCCGCACCGCTGCCACCCAGCGCCATCCTCGATGTCAGCCGGTATGCCGCGATCAAGCGCCAGGCGTTGGCCTGCCACGCCACGCAGCGCGCCGACTGGCAGCCGCTGCTAGCGGATGAAGACTGGCTCGTGGTGGATCGCTTTGCGCGCGCCGAACCGCCGGTCGCGCCCGATGCTGTCCCGGAGACGACGATCCTGTATGCGTGAGTCGCTGTCCACCGCGCGCGATGAGTCGTCGGCACCGCGCGCGCGTCAGAGCGCGCAGCCGGTGGGACGCGGCATTGCCATCGCCGCGCTGCTGATCGCCGTGGGCAACATCGCCAGCCGCGTGCTGGGCCAGGCCCGCGAATCGCTGATCGCCTACCTCTTCGGCACCGGCGTGGCCAGCAGCGCCTATGCCATTGCCGCCGCCGTGCCGACGTCGCTCTACGATTTGATCGTGGGCGGTCTGATCAGCGCAGCGCTGGTGCCGGTCTTTTCGGAGCTGGCCGAGCGCGACGAGCGTGAGCTGGGGCGTGTCGCCGGCACGATCTTCACCACAGCGACGCTGGCGTTGGGGCTCGCCGCCGGCCTGATCTGGCTTGGCGCCGCGCCGGTCGGCGCGCTGCTCACCGCCGGCAGCGGCAGCGATGCCACCATTCGCGCCGTTACTATCAGCCTGATCCGCTGGATGGTGCCGGCGACGATCTTCATGGGCTTGGCCGGGCTACTGACCGGCCTGCTCCAGGCACGGCGCATGTTCCTGCTGCCGGCCTTCAGTACGGCTACCTTCAACGTCGGCATCATCGTGGGCGGCCTGCTCTTCACGCCACTGTTGGGCGTACGCAGCCTGGCGCTAGGCATGCTGCTGGGCGCGCTGGGCCAGGTGCTGCTGCAACTGCCCGGCCTGCGCGGCGTCCACCTGCGGCCCGGCCTGGCCCTCGGCCATCCCGAGGTACGCCGCATCGGCCGCTTGTACATCCCGGTGATGATCGGCATTGGGTTCAGCCTGATCGGCGTGACGGTCGATCGCGCGCTGGCCGCCGGCGTCAGCGAGGACGCGGCGGCGCGCATGCGCTTCGCCACCACCCTGATCCAACTGGCGCTGGGCGTGGTGGCTACGGCGATCTCGCTGGCTGCGCTGCCCACCTTGTCGCGTCAGGGCAGCGACGAGCATGACCTGGCCGAGTATCGCCGCACGCTGGCGCTGTCGATCAAAGCCTTGCTGCTGTTGTTGCTGCCCATCACCGCGCTGCTGGGCGCGCTGGCCTTTCCGGTGACGGCGCTGCTGTTTCAACAGGGCGCGACCTCGCCATCTGCAGCCGCGGCGATCGCCATGGCCCTGCTGGTCTACCTGCCCGCGCTGATCGCCGCCGGCATTGATCAGCCGTTGATCTTTGCCTTTTATGCGCGACGCAACACCCTGCTGCCCAACCTGGTCAATGGCGCCGCCATCGCCGCCTATCTGGTAACGGCCTTGTTGCTGGTGCGCCCTCTGGGGGTCTATGGCCTGATCTTGGGCAACGTTGCGCAGTGGTGGACGCACGCCCTGCTGATGCTCTGGTTCGCGCACC
This is a stretch of genomic DNA from Kallotenue papyrolyticum. It encodes these proteins:
- a CDS encoding adenylyltransferase/cytidyltransferase family protein — translated: MPEPITRAALQTLRQQWRSEGRTVVLTNGVFDLLHLGHLQYLQAARALGDLLIVGLNSDASTRHIKGPQRPLVPQAERAALLLGLRPVDYVTIFDEPTAEALVAALQPDVYVKGGDYAVAHAPAGAGKPLPEARIVAAYGGRVVLIPYLPGHSTSELIERIVQRYGH
- a CDS encoding PIG-L deacetylase family protein, translating into MDTKCLVCVWAHPDDEAFGPVGTLRMAVEQGWQVALVSATHGEQGQADPALLGPNETLGERRAAELRCAARVIGIQHLQIWHYPDGGLSAVPRAELVARIAAELHRWQPRVVITFGPDGITGHPDHIAIGAATTEAVRAWRAATATDARLYYITVRPGRTIPRLDQTAPAPLPPSAILDVSRYAAIKRQALACHATQRADWQPLLADEDWLVVDRFARAEPPVAPDAVPETTILYA
- the murJ gene encoding murein biosynthesis integral membrane protein MurJ; this encodes MRESLSTARDESSAPRARQSAQPVGRGIAIAALLIAVGNIASRVLGQARESLIAYLFGTGVASSAYAIAAAVPTSLYDLIVGGLISAALVPVFSELAERDERELGRVAGTIFTTATLALGLAAGLIWLGAAPVGALLTAGSGSDATIRAVTISLIRWMVPATIFMGLAGLLTGLLQARRMFLLPAFSTATFNVGIIVGGLLFTPLLGVRSLALGMLLGALGQVLLQLPGLRGVHLRPGLALGHPEVRRIGRLYIPVMIGIGFSLIGVTVDRALAAGVSEDAAARMRFATTLIQLALGVVATAISLAALPTLSRQGSDEHDLAEYRRTLALSIKALLLLLLPITALLGALAFPVTALLFQQGATSPSAAAAIAMALLVYLPALIAAGIDQPLIFAFYARRNTLLPNLVNGAAIAAYLVTALLLVRPLGVYGLILGNVAQWWTHALLMLWFAHRRLDALRGQRLVEAFAKGVLASALAGAITFGLAWQIGATTGKLALLAEIVGLGGLGGLLYLGLARALRLEALDLFGAAIRRRLPW